The following are encoded together in the Streptomyces sp. NBC_01465 genome:
- a CDS encoding ABC transporter ATP-binding protein, translating to MQKPLSPPPPHGTLDHRYRGEHPLRTLGYLLSPDRARLLLAVAVFVVKHSPVWLLPLITANIIDVVVEHQPESRLWANAGALLVVLLLNYPMHLLYVRCVGSSVRRMGTALRDALCRRMQQLSIGYHARTSAGVLQAKVVRDVETIEQGVQQSADMGLAAVTTLVGGLVVIALRVPSFLPVFLVVVPLAGFLVMRLRGRLRSHNESFRQEVERLSSRVGEMTSLIPITRAHGLERAALGRVDGSVRQVYFAGLRLDLLNGRFGALAWILLNTLGVTCLAGSALAAYHHWMSMTAGDVVMLSAFFTVLTGSMTTLLGLTPVISKALESVRSAGEVLQAPDLEINAGKAEVEQVGGRVDFEQVGFAYEGADGPAVEDFTLSARLGETIALVGASGAGKSTVLNLLIGFIRPTSGRILLDGTDMATLDLRSYRRFLSVVPQESILFEGSIRENVTYGMGEVPEDRVRDALRDANALEFVDRLPLGIDTVVGERGSRLSGGQKQRLAIARALIRDPRVLVLDEATSALDTRSEALIQEALARLVRGRTVFVVAHRLSTIEGADRIVVMDGGRIAEVGTHEELLSHGGAYAGLQLARQSG from the coding sequence ATGCAGAAACCGCTTTCCCCTCCCCCGCCGCACGGCACCCTCGACCACCGCTACCGGGGCGAACACCCGCTGCGCACCCTCGGGTATCTGCTGAGTCCCGACCGCGCCCGACTGCTGCTCGCGGTCGCCGTGTTCGTGGTCAAGCACAGCCCCGTCTGGCTGCTCCCCCTCATCACCGCCAACATCATCGATGTCGTCGTCGAGCACCAGCCGGAGTCCCGACTGTGGGCCAACGCGGGCGCGCTCCTCGTCGTCCTGCTCCTCAACTATCCGATGCACCTGCTGTACGTACGGTGCGTGGGCAGCAGTGTGCGGCGCATGGGAACCGCCCTGCGCGACGCGCTCTGCCGCCGGATGCAGCAGCTCTCCATCGGCTATCACGCACGGACCAGCGCGGGCGTTCTGCAGGCCAAGGTCGTCCGGGACGTGGAGACGATCGAGCAGGGGGTGCAGCAGTCCGCCGACATGGGGCTCGCCGCGGTGACCACCCTGGTCGGCGGGCTCGTCGTGATCGCGCTGCGGGTGCCCTCGTTCCTGCCCGTCTTCCTGGTCGTCGTCCCGCTGGCCGGTTTCCTGGTGATGCGGCTGCGCGGCCGGCTGCGCAGCCACAACGAGTCCTTCCGCCAGGAGGTGGAGCGGCTCTCCTCGCGGGTCGGCGAGATGACGAGCCTGATCCCCATCACGCGCGCCCACGGCCTGGAGCGGGCGGCGCTCGGCCGGGTCGACGGCTCGGTGCGCCAGGTGTACTTCGCCGGGCTGCGCCTGGATCTGCTCAACGGCCGCTTCGGCGCGCTCGCCTGGATCCTCCTCAACACACTTGGCGTCACCTGCCTCGCGGGCTCCGCGCTGGCCGCCTATCACCACTGGATGTCGATGACGGCGGGCGACGTCGTCATGCTCAGCGCGTTCTTCACCGTCCTGACCGGCTCCATGACGACGCTCCTGGGCCTGACTCCCGTCATCAGCAAGGCACTTGAGTCGGTGCGCTCGGCAGGTGAGGTGCTGCAGGCGCCCGACCTGGAGATCAACGCGGGGAAGGCGGAGGTCGAACAGGTCGGCGGGCGCGTCGACTTCGAGCAGGTCGGCTTCGCGTACGAGGGCGCCGACGGGCCCGCGGTCGAGGACTTCACCCTCTCGGCCCGGCTCGGCGAGACCATCGCGCTCGTCGGGGCGTCGGGTGCGGGCAAGTCGACCGTACTCAATCTGCTCATCGGTTTCATCCGGCCCACCTCGGGCCGCATCCTGCTCGACGGCACCGACATGGCCACGCTCGATCTGCGCAGCTACCGCCGTTTCCTGTCCGTCGTACCGCAGGAGTCGATCCTCTTCGAGGGCTCGATCCGCGAGAACGTCACGTACGGCATGGGCGAGGTGCCCGAGGACCGGGTGCGCGACGCGCTGCGGGACGCGAACGCCCTGGAGTTCGTCGACCGGCTGCCGCTGGGGATCGACACCGTCGTCGGGGAGCGCGGCTCACGCCTGTCCGGGGGCCAGAAGCAGCGTCTGGCCATCGCCCGCGCCCTCATCCGCGACCCGCGGGTCCTGGTGCTCGACGAGGCGACCTCCGCGCTCGACACCCGCTCGGAGGCGCTGATCCAGGAGGCACTCGCCCGGCTGGTCAGGGGCCGCACCGTGTTCGTCGTCGCGCACCGGCTCTCCACGATCGAGGGCGCCGACCGGATCGTGGTGATGGACGGCGGCCGGATCGCGGAGGTCGGTACGCACGAGGAACTGCTGAGCCACGGCGGGGCGTACGCAGGGCTGCAGCTGGCCCGGCAGTCAGGTTGA
- a CDS encoding MFS transporter codes for MSAASTAPQDLGGPPRVDAVVAVLAFGGIVVSVMNTLVVPLISQLPTLLSTSASDASWAITATLLAGAVATPVIGRLGDMFGKRRMLLISLCVLLAGSVVCALSDSLAPMVVGRALQGCGVAVIPLGISIMRDELPAERLGSAMALMSSSLGVGGALGLPGAALLAQHADWHLLFWASAGLGAVVIVLVTVFVPESKVRSGGRFDVIGALGLSVGLVCLLLAVSKGADWGWGSTLTDGLFSVAVIVLPLWGRWELRTAQPLVDLRTTARRQVLLTNLASVVLGFAMYAMSLVLPQLIQLPEATGYGLGRSMLVAGLCLAPGGLVMMLISPLSAKITATRGPRISLMLGAVVVSAGYGMGTVMLDAVWQLVLVGSVIAAGIGLAYGAMPALIMSAVPLSETASANGLNSLMRSIGTSSSAAVVGVVLAHMTTPFGSLSLPSEAGFRTAMIIGCGAAAAAAVLTVFLPGRSRPAANAPVGAAREHSVK; via the coding sequence GTGTCCGCAGCAAGCACTGCTCCGCAGGACCTCGGGGGACCGCCGCGCGTGGACGCGGTCGTCGCCGTACTGGCCTTCGGCGGCATTGTCGTGTCGGTGATGAACACCCTGGTGGTGCCGCTCATCTCCCAACTGCCCACGCTGCTCAGCACGTCGGCGTCCGACGCCTCCTGGGCCATCACCGCGACGCTGCTCGCGGGCGCCGTCGCCACCCCGGTGATCGGGCGCCTCGGCGATATGTTCGGCAAGCGGCGGATGCTGCTGATCAGCCTCTGTGTCCTGCTCGCGGGCTCGGTCGTCTGCGCGCTCAGCGACTCGCTCGCCCCGATGGTCGTCGGCCGTGCGCTGCAGGGCTGCGGCGTCGCGGTCATCCCGCTGGGCATCAGCATCATGCGCGACGAACTGCCCGCCGAGCGCCTCGGATCCGCGATGGCGCTGATGAGTTCCTCGCTGGGGGTCGGCGGCGCCCTGGGACTGCCCGGGGCGGCGCTGCTGGCCCAGCACGCCGACTGGCACCTGCTGTTCTGGGCGTCGGCGGGGCTCGGTGCGGTGGTGATCGTCCTGGTGACCGTGTTCGTACCCGAGTCCAAGGTGCGCAGCGGCGGCCGGTTCGACGTGATCGGGGCGCTCGGTCTCTCCGTCGGTCTGGTCTGTCTGCTGCTCGCGGTCTCCAAGGGCGCGGACTGGGGCTGGGGCAGCACGCTGACGGACGGGCTCTTCAGCGTCGCGGTGATCGTCCTGCCGCTGTGGGGGCGCTGGGAACTGCGCACCGCACAGCCCCTGGTGGACCTGCGCACCACCGCGCGCCGACAGGTGCTGCTGACCAACCTGGCCTCCGTGGTCCTCGGATTCGCCATGTACGCGATGTCCCTGGTGCTGCCGCAGCTGATCCAGCTGCCGGAGGCCACCGGGTACGGGCTCGGCCGGTCGATGCTGGTGGCGGGGTTGTGCCTGGCGCCCGGCGGGCTGGTGATGATGCTGATCTCGCCGCTCTCCGCGAAGATCACGGCGACCCGGGGTCCGCGGATTTCGCTGATGCTGGGGGCCGTTGTGGTCTCCGCCGGGTACGGCATGGGCACGGTGATGCTGGACGCCGTCTGGCAGCTGGTCCTCGTCGGTTCCGTGATCGCCGCCGGGATCGGCCTCGCGTACGGCGCCATGCCCGCGCTCATCATGTCGGCGGTACCGCTCTCGGAGACCGCGTCCGCCAACGGCCTCAACAGCCTGATGCGGTCCATCGGGACCTCGTCGTCCGCCGCGGTGGTGGGGGTGGTCCTGGCGCACATGACCACGCCGTTCGGCTCGCTCTCGCTGCCTTCGGAAGCGGGATTCCGTACGGCGATGATCATCGGCTGCGGTGCTGCCGCGGCGGCGGCCGTGCTGACCGTCTTCCTGCCAGGCCGCAGCCGCCCCGCGGCAAACGCCCCGGTCGGGGCGGCCCGTGAGCACTCCGTAAAATGA
- a CDS encoding cellulose binding domain-containing protein, translating to MSPPRLPLFAAASTLFVAAAAALLPMLSASGATPACSVAYTVTNQWDNGFQGSVTITNNAASMSSWKLSFDFPGTQKVTQGWNAKWSQSGTTVTAVNESYNGSLATGGSVTAGFLGSWSGSNPAPATFTLNGVTCNVDSGTDPPPTPTPTPTGTPTDPGPASAIHVSGNKLVDAAGAERHLYGVNRSGAEFMCVQGYGVFDGPVDDASIAAIADWKANTVRIPLNEECWLGTSNIDPAYGGTNYINAIKGFVTRLEAHGITPLLEMHWSYGQYTGNSSGCADLHASCQKPMPDAQYAPAFWTSVASTFKDDPAVAFDLFNEPYPDRATSTLDQAWACWRDGGTCPGIGYEVAGMQDLLDAVRGTGAQNLVLVPGIAYSNDLRQWLDHKPTDPAGNLAAAWHSYNFNTCSSASCWDSQLAPVAAQVPLVAGEIGENTCAHGYTDQVMAWLDAHDASYLGWTWNTWDCSSGPSLISNYDGTPTAYGTGLRDHLRALS from the coding sequence ATGAGCCCACCCCGCTTACCTCTTTTCGCCGCCGCCTCCACGCTCTTCGTGGCGGCGGCGGCAGCCCTGCTCCCCATGCTCAGCGCCTCCGGGGCCACCCCCGCCTGCTCCGTCGCCTACACCGTCACGAACCAGTGGGACAACGGCTTCCAGGGCAGCGTGACGATCACCAACAACGCGGCCTCCATGAGCAGTTGGAAGCTGTCGTTCGACTTCCCGGGCACCCAGAAGGTGACCCAGGGCTGGAACGCCAAGTGGTCCCAGTCCGGCACGACCGTCACCGCCGTCAATGAGTCGTACAACGGCTCGCTGGCGACGGGCGGATCCGTCACCGCCGGGTTCCTCGGCTCCTGGTCGGGCTCCAACCCCGCACCCGCCACGTTCACGCTCAACGGCGTCACCTGCAACGTGGATTCAGGGACGGATCCGCCCCCCACGCCGACACCGACCCCGACCGGCACACCCACCGATCCGGGACCCGCGTCCGCGATCCACGTCTCGGGCAACAAGCTCGTCGACGCGGCCGGCGCCGAGCGCCATCTGTACGGCGTCAACCGCTCCGGTGCCGAGTTCATGTGCGTCCAGGGCTACGGCGTCTTCGACGGCCCCGTCGACGACGCCTCGATCGCCGCGATCGCGGACTGGAAGGCCAACACGGTCCGCATTCCGCTCAACGAGGAGTGCTGGCTGGGCACTTCGAACATCGACCCGGCCTACGGTGGCACCAACTACATCAACGCCATCAAGGGGTTCGTGACCCGGCTGGAGGCCCATGGCATCACCCCGCTCCTGGAGATGCACTGGAGCTACGGCCAGTACACCGGCAACTCCTCGGGCTGCGCCGACCTCCATGCGAGCTGCCAGAAGCCGATGCCCGACGCCCAGTACGCACCGGCGTTCTGGACCTCGGTCGCCTCCACCTTCAAGGACGACCCCGCGGTCGCCTTCGACCTGTTCAACGAGCCCTATCCGGACCGCGCCACCTCCACGCTCGACCAGGCGTGGGCCTGCTGGCGCGACGGCGGGACCTGCCCGGGCATCGGCTACGAGGTGGCCGGAATGCAGGACCTGCTGGACGCGGTTCGGGGCACGGGCGCCCAGAACCTCGTGCTGGTCCCGGGCATCGCGTACTCCAACGACCTGAGGCAGTGGCTCGACCACAAGCCGACGGACCCGGCAGGGAACCTGGCCGCGGCCTGGCACTCGTACAACTTCAACACCTGCTCCTCCGCGAGCTGCTGGGACTCCCAGCTCGCACCCGTCGCCGCCCAAGTCCCCCTCGTCGCGGGCGAGATCGGCGAGAACACGTGCGCGCACGGCTACACCGACCAGGTCATGGCCTGGCTGGACGCGCACGACGCCTCGTACCTCGGCTGGACCTGGAACACCTGGGACTGCTCCTCGGGCCCGTCCCTGATCAGCAACTACGACGGCACCCCCACCGCATACGGAACCGGGCTGCGCGACCACCTGCGCGCCCTGAGCTGA
- a CDS encoding RNA polymerase sigma factor, with protein sequence MADAHRHEWAFVLAATVRVTRDLDLAEECVQDAYARALVKWPEDGVPRSPGGWLTTVARNRALDVVRRESALRRTLPLLLLDETHEEPDDDGDIPDDRLRLIFTCCHPALAVEAQVALTLRLLCGLTTVEVARAFLVAEPTMAARITRAKKKIAGAGIPYRVPPAAELPARITAVLDVVHLLFTTGHTAPVGDELLRADLLERAQDLARMLHCLLPESAEAAGLLALILLTDARRAARTDSAGRLVLLADQDRTLWDHKAIEEGAGLVRWSLRTRPPGRYPLMAAIAAVHSEAASEQETDWRELVALYDLLMRTWPSPVVALNRAVAVGFAEGPAAGLRALDLLAGEPQLASYGYLAAARADFLRRLGCRDRARAAYEEALLLTRNGAERAFLTDRLNST encoded by the coding sequence GTGGCCGACGCGCACCGTCACGAGTGGGCCTTCGTGCTCGCCGCGACGGTGCGCGTCACCCGCGACCTGGACCTGGCCGAGGAGTGTGTCCAGGACGCGTACGCCAGGGCGCTGGTCAAATGGCCCGAGGACGGGGTGCCGCGCAGCCCGGGCGGCTGGCTGACCACCGTCGCCCGCAACCGCGCCCTGGACGTCGTACGAAGGGAGTCCGCACTGCGGCGGACCCTGCCGCTGCTGCTCCTCGACGAGACGCACGAGGAGCCCGACGACGACGGCGACATCCCCGACGACCGGCTCCGCCTGATCTTCACCTGCTGCCACCCGGCGCTCGCCGTCGAGGCCCAAGTGGCGCTCACCCTGCGTCTGTTGTGCGGGCTCACCACGGTCGAGGTGGCCCGCGCCTTCCTGGTCGCCGAGCCCACGATGGCCGCCCGCATCACCCGCGCCAAGAAGAAGATCGCCGGAGCGGGCATCCCCTACCGGGTGCCGCCCGCGGCCGAACTCCCCGCCCGGATCACCGCCGTCCTCGACGTCGTCCACCTTCTCTTCACGACCGGCCACACGGCCCCGGTCGGCGACGAACTCCTCCGTGCCGACCTCCTGGAGCGCGCGCAGGACCTTGCCCGGATGCTGCACTGCCTGCTCCCGGAGAGCGCCGAAGCCGCCGGTCTTCTCGCGCTGATCCTGCTCACCGACGCCCGTCGCGCCGCCCGTACCGACAGCGCGGGCCGCCTCGTGCTCCTCGCCGACCAGGACCGCACGCTCTGGGACCACAAGGCGATCGAGGAGGGAGCCGGGCTCGTACGGTGGTCGCTGCGCACCCGCCCGCCCGGCCGCTACCCCCTGATGGCCGCGATCGCCGCCGTGCACTCCGAGGCGGCCTCCGAGCAGGAGACGGACTGGCGCGAACTGGTCGCCCTCTACGACCTGTTGATGCGCACCTGGCCGTCCCCCGTCGTCGCCCTCAACCGCGCCGTCGCCGTCGGATTCGCCGAAGGGCCCGCCGCCGGACTGCGCGCCCTGGACCTCCTCGCCGGCGAACCGCAGCTCGCCTCGTACGGCTACCTCGCCGCGGCCCGCGCCGACTTCCTGCGCCGCCTCGGCTGCCGCGACCGGGCCAGGGCCGCGTACGAGGAAGCACTCCTCCTCACCCGCAACGGCGCCGAACGGGCCTTCCTCACCGACCGGTTGAACTCAACCTGA
- a CDS encoding MarR family winged helix-turn-helix transcriptional regulator, which yields MSSSAPGPELLGTRLRHLLDQLDGDVAAVYADRGLEWFRPRYAPVVRELAASGPSSIRDLARATGVTHSAASQTVAQMVKEGLVVLEPGADARSRIARPTPKAEALLPVLDAESAATTAAAAELEAELGYPLSRLVGEALDALARRPMRRRIADAMMDT from the coding sequence ATGTCCTCCTCAGCCCCCGGCCCCGAACTCCTGGGAACCCGGCTGCGCCACCTCCTCGACCAACTCGACGGAGACGTCGCGGCCGTCTACGCCGACCGGGGACTGGAGTGGTTCCGGCCCCGGTACGCCCCGGTCGTAAGGGAGTTGGCGGCCTCGGGCCCCAGCTCCATCCGTGACCTCGCCCGGGCGACCGGAGTGACCCACTCGGCGGCCAGCCAGACCGTGGCGCAGATGGTGAAGGAAGGCCTCGTGGTGCTGGAACCGGGCGCGGACGCCCGCAGCCGCATCGCCCGCCCGACGCCGAAGGCCGAGGCCCTCCTGCCGGTGCTGGACGCGGAATCGGCCGCCACGACCGCAGCCGCCGCCGAGTTGGAGGCCGAACTCGGCTACCCCCTGAGCCGCCTCGTCGGCGAGGCGCTCGACGCCCTCGCCCGGCGTCCGATGCGCCGGCGGATCGCCGACGCCATGATGGACACTTGA
- a CDS encoding TetR/AcrR family transcriptional regulator: MAYTKSTTGRRGRPPRLSPERIVEAARELLEQEPESALTIKRVAEAVGSAPMALYRHFPDRDTLLQAVADHVIARLEPDPLAGDTWQEQVRHWMRASRERLLPYAQLLPYMAATRQPVGLRTLGRLAEVLRPLGLSDEDLTLAVVLIGSTTMGFASYESRRSPAEEIAAVLQEGLALRPEEERRTTAPLLPHLPAAHARLYETVLDQTVAAIESLNCR; this comes from the coding sequence ATGGCGTACACAAAATCTACGACCGGCAGGAGGGGCCGCCCGCCGCGCCTCTCGCCGGAGCGGATCGTCGAGGCCGCCCGTGAACTCCTGGAACAGGAACCGGAGTCGGCGCTCACCATCAAGCGCGTCGCCGAGGCCGTCGGCTCCGCGCCCATGGCGCTCTACCGCCACTTCCCCGACCGCGACACCCTCCTCCAGGCCGTGGCCGACCACGTCATCGCCCGTCTGGAGCCCGACCCCCTGGCCGGCGACACCTGGCAGGAGCAGGTACGCCACTGGATGCGCGCCAGCCGCGAACGGCTGCTGCCGTACGCCCAGTTGCTCCCCTACATGGCGGCCACCCGACAGCCGGTGGGCCTGCGCACCCTGGGCCGCCTCGCGGAGGTGCTGCGCCCGCTCGGCCTGAGCGACGAGGACCTGACCCTGGCGGTCGTCCTCATCGGCTCGACCACCATGGGCTTCGCCAGTTACGAATCCCGCCGCAGCCCCGCCGAGGAGATCGCGGCCGTACTCCAGGAGGGCCTCGCGCTGCGCCCGGAGGAGGAACGCCGCACCACGGCACCGCTCCTCCCGCACCTCCCCGCGGCCCACGCGCGCCTCTACGAGACGGTCCTCGACCAGACCGTCGCCGCGATCGAATCGCTCAATTGCCGTTGA
- the pip gene encoding prolyl aminopeptidase, translating into MADRYPPIEPYAHGMLDVGHGDLVYWEACGNPEGKPALVVHGGPGSGCSAGWRQLFDPERYRVVLFDQRNCGRSTPHAAHPETDLTHNTTHQLVADMEQLREDLGIERWLLHGGSWGSTLILAYAEAHPERVSEIVIASVTTTRRSETDWLYRGVGRFFPEAWDRFAAGVPEAGREGDVVGAYARRAADPDPDVRARATADWCAWEDAVLSGEPHGAAHPYGDRPSAARAALVRICSHYFSHGAWLEEGVLLRDAGRLKGIPGVLIHGRLDLSSPLDTAWELARAWPDAELTVIEDAGHKGSDATSEQVVAALDRFARG; encoded by the coding sequence ATGGCCGACCGCTATCCGCCGATCGAGCCGTACGCGCACGGAATGCTCGATGTGGGCCACGGCGACCTCGTGTACTGGGAGGCCTGCGGCAACCCCGAGGGCAAGCCCGCGCTGGTCGTCCACGGGGGCCCGGGGTCCGGCTGCTCGGCCGGGTGGCGGCAGCTCTTCGACCCCGAGCGGTACCGCGTCGTCCTCTTCGACCAGCGCAACTGCGGGCGCTCCACCCCGCACGCAGCCCACCCGGAGACGGATCTGACGCACAACACCACACATCAACTCGTCGCCGACATGGAGCAGTTGCGCGAGGATCTGGGCATCGAGCGGTGGCTGCTGCACGGCGGTTCGTGGGGGTCGACGCTGATCCTCGCGTACGCCGAGGCGCACCCGGAGCGGGTGTCGGAGATCGTCATCGCGAGTGTCACCACGACCCGGCGCTCGGAGACGGACTGGCTCTACCGGGGTGTCGGGCGGTTCTTCCCCGAGGCCTGGGACCGGTTCGCCGCCGGTGTTCCGGAGGCGGGGCGGGAGGGGGACGTCGTGGGCGCGTATGCGCGCAGGGCCGCCGATCCCGATCCCGACGTACGGGCGAGGGCGACCGCCGACTGGTGCGCCTGGGAGGACGCGGTGCTCTCGGGGGAGCCGCACGGGGCGGCGCATCCGTACGGCGACCGGCCGTCGGCGGCACGGGCCGCGCTCGTCCGTATCTGCTCCCACTACTTCTCCCACGGCGCCTGGCTGGAGGAGGGCGTCCTGCTGCGCGACGCGGGGCGGTTGAAGGGGATTCCCGGAGTGCTGATCCACGGCCGACTGGATCTGAGCAGTCCGCTGGACACCGCGTGGGAGCTGGCCCGCGCCTGGCCCGACGCCGAACTCACCGTGATCGAGGACGCCGGGCACAAGGGGAGCGACGCGACGAGCGAGCAGGTCGTCGCGGCACTGGACCGTTTCGCGCGAGGCTGA
- a CDS encoding alpha/beta fold hydrolase, with amino-acid sequence MGEYGTFNGLRTYYEAYGAGDPVLLLHGGGVTADSWWGQIPALSEHYRVYAPERRGHGRTQDLEGPITSRLMAADTAALIETLCDGRPAHVIGWSDGAKVALRLALDRPELVRKLVVIGLSVSRDGDTPAAAELMHGPGSEQALEEMFRPQYEPLSPDGPGHFPVVFAKLLEMWRTEPDLAFSELAALPMPTLVMQGDDDGVRVEHSAALAAAVPGAQLAVVPGTSHALPLEKPALVGQLLLDFLADEQTRKLMPLGSGAQSAG; translated from the coding sequence ATGGGGGAGTACGGGACCTTCAACGGTCTGCGCACCTACTACGAGGCGTACGGCGCGGGCGACCCGGTCCTGCTCCTGCACGGCGGCGGCGTCACCGCCGACAGCTGGTGGGGGCAGATCCCGGCGCTGTCCGAGCACTACCGGGTGTACGCCCCCGAGCGGCGCGGTCACGGCCGTACGCAGGACCTCGAAGGCCCCATCACCTCACGCCTGATGGCCGCCGACACGGCAGCCCTCATCGAGACACTCTGCGACGGACGACCCGCCCATGTCATCGGCTGGAGCGACGGAGCGAAAGTCGCCCTGCGCCTCGCGCTCGACCGGCCCGAACTCGTCCGCAAACTGGTCGTGATCGGGCTGAGCGTCTCCCGCGACGGCGACACCCCGGCCGCCGCCGAGCTCATGCACGGACCGGGCTCGGAGCAGGCGCTCGAGGAGATGTTCCGCCCCCAGTACGAGCCGCTCTCCCCGGACGGTCCCGGTCACTTCCCCGTGGTCTTCGCGAAGCTCCTCGAGATGTGGCGCACGGAGCCGGACCTGGCGTTCTCCGAGCTCGCCGCGCTGCCGATGCCCACGCTCGTGATGCAGGGGGACGACGACGGCGTACGCGTCGAGCACAGCGCGGCTCTCGCCGCCGCCGTGCCCGGCGCCCAGCTCGCCGTCGTCCCCGGCACCTCGCACGCGCTCCCGCTGGAGAAGCCCGCGCTGGTCGGTCAGTTGCTGCTGGACTTCCTGGCCGACGAACAGACCAGGAAGCTCATGCCGCTCGGCTCAGGTGCTCAGAGCGCCGGGTAG
- a CDS encoding glycoside hydrolase family 6 protein — translation MSRTSVPPRRARTALLAAGALVLAGLGAVSVMQSPASAAGLQCSVGYSVNDWGGGFTANVSVTNAGTTAIDGWALTYAYSGNQTLTSGWSANWTQSGKNVTVTNLDWNKTLAPGGSTSFGGNFNYSGTNTAPTAFAVNGTPCNGGTSTGSPTPTPTDSTSPSPSPSTSTPPATGDLVDNPYVGAGVYVDPEWSAKAAAEPSGTKISNQPTAVWLDRIAAINGANGSMGLRAHLDEAVKQAAGKPLVVQLVIYDLPGRDCSALASNGELGPTDIDRYEHEYIDPIATILSDPAYKDLRIVNTIEPDSLPNLVTNVSPRPTATPACDVMKANGNYVTGVGYALAHLGGVGNVYNYLDAGHHGWIGWDDNFAPTAQLMHQAATTSGATVDDVQGVIANTANYGATTEPYFTIDDTVNGTSVRQSKWVDWNRYVDEQTYAQAFRTAMVTAGFNSSVGALIDTSRNGWGGANRPTGPAAKTTLDGYVDGSRTDRRFHLGNWCNQSGAGIGERPKAAPAVGIDAYVWVKPPGQSDGASSAIANDEGKGFDRMCDPTYTGNVRNGNSMSGALPNAPLAGHWFSAQFQELLKNAYPAL, via the coding sequence ATGAGCCGCACTTCCGTACCACCCCGACGTGCCCGTACGGCACTGCTCGCCGCCGGAGCCCTGGTCCTGGCGGGCCTCGGCGCCGTGTCGGTCATGCAGTCCCCCGCCTCCGCGGCCGGCCTGCAGTGCAGCGTCGGGTACTCGGTCAACGACTGGGGCGGCGGGTTCACCGCGAACGTCTCGGTCACCAATGCCGGCACGACGGCGATCGACGGCTGGGCCCTGACCTACGCGTACTCCGGCAACCAGACGCTCACCAGCGGCTGGAGCGCCAACTGGACCCAGTCGGGCAAGAACGTCACCGTCACAAACCTCGACTGGAACAAGACCCTCGCCCCCGGCGGGTCCACGTCCTTCGGCGGCAACTTCAACTACAGCGGCACGAACACCGCACCGACCGCTTTCGCGGTCAACGGCACGCCCTGCAACGGCGGTACGTCGACGGGCAGCCCCACGCCGACGCCCACGGACAGCACGAGCCCCTCCCCCAGCCCCTCCACCTCGACGCCTCCCGCCACCGGTGACCTCGTCGACAACCCCTACGTCGGGGCCGGGGTCTATGTGGACCCCGAGTGGTCGGCCAAGGCCGCGGCCGAACCCAGCGGCACCAAGATCTCCAACCAGCCCACCGCCGTGTGGCTCGACCGGATCGCCGCGATCAACGGGGCGAACGGCTCCATGGGCCTGCGAGCTCACCTGGACGAGGCGGTCAAGCAGGCCGCGGGCAAGCCGCTCGTCGTCCAACTCGTCATCTACGACCTGCCGGGCCGCGACTGCTCCGCGCTCGCCTCCAACGGTGAGCTCGGCCCGACGGACATCGACCGCTACGAGCACGAGTACATCGACCCGATCGCCACGATCCTCTCCGACCCGGCCTACAAGGACCTGCGGATCGTCAACACGATCGAGCCGGACTCGCTCCCCAACCTCGTGACCAACGTCAGCCCGCGGCCAACGGCCACCCCTGCCTGCGACGTCATGAAGGCGAACGGCAACTACGTCACCGGTGTCGGGTACGCGCTGGCCCACCTGGGCGGCGTCGGCAACGTCTACAACTACCTCGACGCCGGACACCACGGCTGGATCGGCTGGGACGACAACTTCGCCCCGACCGCCCAGCTGATGCACCAGGCGGCCACCACTTCGGGCGCCACGGTCGACGACGTCCAGGGGGTCATCGCCAACACCGCCAACTACGGGGCCACCACCGAGCCGTACTTCACCATCGACGACACGGTGAACGGCACCTCGGTGCGCCAGTCCAAGTGGGTCGACTGGAACCGCTACGTCGACGAACAGACCTACGCGCAGGCCTTCCGTACCGCGATGGTGACCGCGGGCTTCAACTCCTCGGTCGGCGCGCTCATCGACACCTCGCGCAACGGCTGGGGCGGAGCGAACCGGCCCACGGGACCGGCGGCCAAGACCACCCTCGACGGATACGTCGACGGCAGCCGCACCGATCGCCGGTTCCACCTCGGGAACTGGTGCAACCAGTCCGGCGCGGGCATCGGGGAGCGGCCCAAGGCGGCGCCCGCCGTGGGCATCGACGCCTATGTGTGGGTAAAGCCTCCGGGCCAGTCGGACGGCGCGAGCAGCGCCATCGCCAATGACGAGGGCAAGGGGTTCGACCGGATGTGCGACCCGACGTACACGGGCAACGTCCGTAACGGCAACAGCATGTCGGGCGCGCTGCCGAACGCGCCGCTGGCAGGCCACTGGTTCTCGGCCCAGTTCCAGGAGCTCCTGAAGAACGCCTACCCGGCGCTCTGA